In Luteolibacter flavescens, one genomic interval encodes:
- a CDS encoding low molecular weight protein-tyrosine-phosphatase produces MPADRKPFRVLFVCMGNICRSPAAEIVFRKQVDEEGLTDAIHIDSAGTIGYHAGKGPDPRMADTLRRRGYEITGRSRQVTSEDLRDFDLVLAADEDNLKDLRRLDRAGTYRGKIRLLVEYCVEKEASHVPDPYYGGQRGFEEVADLVEDACQGLLDSIKRQIG; encoded by the coding sequence ATGCCCGCCGACCGCAAGCCCTTCCGCGTCCTCTTCGTCTGTATGGGGAACATCTGCCGTTCCCCGGCTGCCGAGATCGTCTTCCGGAAACAGGTGGACGAAGAAGGGCTGACTGACGCCATCCACATCGATTCCGCGGGCACCATCGGTTACCATGCGGGCAAGGGCCCTGACCCGCGCATGGCTGACACGCTGCGCCGCCGGGGCTACGAGATCACCGGTCGCTCGCGTCAGGTGACGTCGGAAGATTTGCGGGACTTCGATCTCGTGCTGGCCGCCGATGAGGACAATCTCAAGGACCTCCGCCGCCTCGACCGTGCGGGGACGTATCGGGGAAAAATCCGCCTGCTGGTCGAATACTGCGTTGAAAAGGAAGCCAGCCACGTCCCGGATCCCTACTATGGCGGCCAGCGGGGCTTTGAAGAAGTGGCCGATCTGGTGGAGGATGCCTGCCAAGGGCTGCTGGATTCCATCAAGCGCCAGATCGGCTGA